The following are encoded in a window of Aromatoleum petrolei genomic DNA:
- a CDS encoding ABC transporter ATP-binding protein, producing MSHLELAGIDLAYGGHQVVRNLSFRLEKGSIGCLLGPSGCGKTTVLRCIAGFEPVMAGVIRLDGAVVSRSDLHVPPEKRRIGMVFQDYALFPHLSVAGNIEFGLRHLEAQQRRERVAELLRVVGLASQGHKYPHEMSGGQQQRVALARALAPRPSLLLLDEPFSNLDVELRERLSYEVRDIIKATNTTAILVTHDQHEAFAVADEIGIMNEGRIQQWDAPYNLYHRPANRFVADFIGQGVFLQGLVLNDHQVKVELGTLNSAIPVECGIGCGNCDRDCTVSVLLRPDDIVHDDTSALQAEVVHKAFRGADILYTLKLESGAKVLSLVPSHHNHALGERIGIRLDVDHVVTFHEGSDEAVKEQPLIGPIRTQ from the coding sequence ATGTCCCATCTCGAGCTGGCCGGCATCGATCTCGCGTACGGAGGTCATCAGGTTGTCCGCAATCTCTCTTTCCGTCTCGAAAAGGGCAGCATCGGCTGCCTGCTGGGGCCGTCCGGCTGCGGCAAGACGACCGTATTGCGCTGCATAGCCGGTTTCGAGCCGGTCATGGCCGGGGTGATCCGGCTCGATGGCGCTGTGGTGAGCCGGAGCGATCTGCATGTCCCGCCCGAGAAACGGCGTATCGGAATGGTGTTCCAGGATTACGCACTGTTCCCTCATCTTTCGGTTGCAGGGAACATCGAATTCGGCCTGCGCCACCTGGAGGCTCAGCAACGTCGCGAGCGTGTCGCGGAATTGCTGCGCGTCGTCGGATTGGCCAGCCAGGGGCACAAATACCCGCACGAAATGTCAGGCGGCCAGCAACAACGGGTCGCCCTCGCCCGCGCACTTGCTCCGCGCCCCAGCCTGCTGTTGCTCGACGAACCATTTTCGAATCTCGACGTCGAGCTGCGCGAACGCCTTTCCTACGAGGTGCGCGACATCATCAAGGCGACGAACACGACTGCAATCCTGGTCACGCACGACCAACACGAGGCCTTCGCAGTTGCGGACGAGATCGGGATCATGAACGAGGGACGCATCCAGCAATGGGATGCGCCATACAACCTGTATCACCGGCCGGCCAATCGCTTCGTCGCCGACTTCATCGGACAAGGGGTCTTTCTTCAGGGACTGGTGCTCAATGACCATCAGGTCAAGGTGGAACTGGGCACGCTCAACAGCGCGATTCCCGTCGAGTGCGGCATCGGCTGTGGCAACTGCGACCGCGACTGCACGGTGTCCGTGCTCCTACGGCCGGACGACATCGTGCACGACGACACGAGTGCCTTGCAGGCCGAGGTGGTGCACAAGGCCTTCCGTGGCGCCGACATTCTCTACACTCTGAAATTGGAGAGCGGTGCGAAAGTGCTGTCGCTGGTGCCAAGTCATCACAACCACGCACTCGGAGAGCGGATCGGCATCCGGCTGGATGTCGATCACGTGGTCACCTTTCACGAGGGGTCGGATGAAGCGGTGAAGGAGCAGCCACTGATCGGACCGATCCGCACGCAATGA